A section of the Mangifera indica cultivar Alphonso chromosome 12, CATAS_Mindica_2.1, whole genome shotgun sequence genome encodes:
- the LOC123230387 gene encoding uncharacterized protein LOC123230387, which yields MPYEALEQFHALPKGYHMLIVWFMTSKHALPRRYNDHALSHADTTFSCMRHNLDAFAPAEKIRQKAKRRSLTTDDLLEIFTKPEIHQRFFTSQPQERPTNGALFAVHKQSLPVFKNDGYLWAKESHGNRMVGRVKKFECLYACKKGDKNFKRHIYQMIEGEHGDIVLIHYRYDPKNQENWRRGTKIFPVTSGCVNHDNYQLPLAPKTADTGDQNSIQANAQPSDSSFGNVNYENYQLPSPPNTTDSSNQSNIQGNAESADIQQDLMQITDAEFFDIVGHDNYQSPLAPETADPGNQNSIQTNAQPSDSSFGIVNHENNQLPLPPNTIDSSNQSNIQGNAESADIQWDLMQITDEEFFDIVSPDNYQSPVAQETADTGNQNSIQANAQPSDSSFGIVNHENYQLPLPPNTIDSSNQSNIQGNAESADIQWDLMQITDEEFFDIVSPDNYQSPVAQETADTGNQNSIQANAQPSDSSFGIVNHENYQLPLPPNTIDSSNQSNIQGNAECADLQQDLMQITGAEFSGFYNFNSSTANNLPNPATPGSLSGFPELKKHMEPSSEKNKKNLKRPIEILGEHPAKSFGQEHQDHMSFQQSTELQEDRNNCKRSKKQHIVATSCSPPGTVHHNIQGSPASGGGVPFKKVIENDLPPKLSIPVRPCELPELTKNVEQFSDLIFPAVDHAVYFGDTTNESLSKRFKNMLSPSCPDRNMAKISLKKIFHFWLQEQAFEGENGVTVLDEGGAGMIHLAAGLGYDWVIEALIAEAKIDINFSDKNGCTALHWAAYCGRKNTVEFLISKHAAHALPSFPPGSGENTPANLAYVAGHQEIGDFLEEIVELSLTTLEFHFDECIV from the exons ATGCCTTATGAGGCACTAGAACAATTCCATGCACTTCCAAAAGGCTATCACATGCTAATAGTATGGTTCATGACTTCCAAACATGCCTTACCTAGGCGATACAATGATCATGCACTTTCACATGCAGATACAACTTTTTCATGCATGAGGCACAATCTTGATGCTTTTGCAC CTGCCGAAAAAATACGGCAAAAGGCCAAACGTCGGTCGTTGACTACAGATGACTTATTGGAAATATTCACAAAACCTGAAATCCATCAAAGATTTTTTACATCTCAACCACAAGAAAGGCCGACAA ATGGTGCACTTTTTGCAGTTCACAAGCAAAGTCTTCCAGTGTTTAAAAATGACGGTTATCTCTGGGCTAAGGAATCTCATGGGAACCGCATG GTTGGCCGTGTTAAGAAGTTCGAGTGTTTGTATGCTTGCaaaaaaggagataaaaattttaagaggcaTATATATCAGATGATTGAAGG GGAACATGGAGATATAGTTCTTATTCATTACCGATATGACCCG AAGAATCAAGAAAACTGGAGACGCGGCACAAAAATCTTCCCAGTAACCTCTGGATGTGTCAACCACGACAACTATCAATTGCCTTTGGCTCCAAAAACTGCAGATACAGGCGACCAGAATAGCATCCAGGCTAATGCTCAACCTTCAG ATTCTTCCTTTGGCAATGTCAACTATGAAAACTACCAATTGCCTTCACCTCCAAACACTACAGATTCAAGTAACCAGAGCAACATTCAGGGAAATGCTGAATCTGCAG ATATACAGCAGGATTTGATGCAGATAACAGATGCAGAATTCTTTGACATTGTTGGTCATGACAACTACCAATCGCCTTTGGCTCCGGAAACTGCAGATCCAGGCAACCAGAACAGCATTCAGACTAATGCTCAACCTTCAG ATTCTTCCTTTGGGATTGTCAACCATGAAAACAACCAATTGCCTTTGCCTCCAAACACTATAGATTCAAGTAACCAGAGCAACATTCAGGGGAATGCTGAATCTGCAG ATATACAGTGGGATTTGATGCAGATAACAGATGAAGAATTCTTTGACATTGTTAGTCCTGACAACTACCAATCGCCTGTGGCTCAGGAAACTGCAGATACAGGCAACCAGAACAGCATTCAGGCTAATGCTCAACCTTCAG ATTCTTCCTTTGGGATTGTCAACCATGAAAACTACCAATTGCCTTTGCCTCCAAACACTATAGATTCAAGTAACCAGAGCAACATTCAGGGGAATGCTGAATCTGCAG ATATACAGTGGGATTTGATGCAGATAACAGATGAAGAATTCTTTGACATTGTTAGTCCTGACAACTACCAATCACCTGTGGCTCAGGAAACTGCAGATACAGGCAACCAGAACAGCATTCAGGCTAATGCTCAACCTTCAG ATTCTTCCTTTGGGATTGTCAACCATGAAAACTACCAATTGCCTTTGCCTCCAAACACTATAGATTCAAGTAACCAGAGCAACATTCAGGGAAATGCTGAATGTGCAG ATTTACAGCAGGATTTGATGCAGATAACAGGTGCAGAATTCTCTGgcttttataactttaattcaTCTACAG CTAATAACCTCCCCAATCCTGCAACACCTGGTAGCCTGAGTGGATTTCCAGAGTTGAAGAAGCATATGGAACCGTCCTCAGAG aaaaataagaaaaatcttaaACGACCGATTGAAATTCTGGGAGAGCATCCTGCCAAAAGCTTTGGTCAAGAACATCAAGATCATATGAGTTTTCAACAGAGCACAGAGTTGCAG GAAGACCGGAACAATTGTAAACGCAGCAAGAAGCAGCATATTGTGGCCACGTCATGTTCTCCGCCTGGTACTGTTCATCACAACATTCAAGGATCTCCTGCATCGG gaGGTGGCGTGCCTTTTAAAAAAGTGATTGAGAATGATCTCCCTCCAAAACTTAGTATACCTGTTAGGCCTTGTGAATTGCCAGAGTTGACAAAGAATGTGGAGCAGTTTTCAGAC TTGATTTTCCCTGCTGTGGATCATGCTGTTTATTTTGGCGACACAACAAATGAAAGTCTatctaaaagatttaaaaacatgttatcTCCAAGTTGTCCTGACAGAAATATGgccaaaatttcattaaaaaag ATATTTCATTTCTGGCTGCAGGAGCAGGCATTTGAAGGTGAGAATGGGGTCACTGTTTTGGATGAGGGTGGTGCAGGTATGATACACCTGGCAGCTGGTCTTGGCTATGATTGGGTGATAGAAGCCTTAATTGCTGAAGCTAAAATTGATATCAATTTCAGTGATAAAAATGGATGTACTGCACTTCATTGGGCAGCATATTGTGGCAG AAAGAACACAGTTGAGTTTCTCATCTCTAAACATGCAGCTCATGCATTACCATCTTTTCCACCTGGTTCTGGGGAAAACACACCGGCGAACTTGGCTTATGTGGCTGGGCACCAAGAAATTGGTGATTTTCTTGAAGAAATAGTAGAGCTCTCATTGACAACCCTGGAATTTCACTTTGATGAGTGCATTgtataa